One window from the genome of Oryza glaberrima chromosome 3, OglaRS2, whole genome shotgun sequence encodes:
- the LOC127767272 gene encoding MADS-box transcription factor 1, protein MGRGKVELKRIENKISRQVTFAKRRNGLLKKAYELSLLCDAEVALIIFSGRGRLFEFSSSSCMYKTLERYRSCNYNSQDAAAPENEINYQEYLKLKTRVEFLQTTQRNILGEDLGPLSMKELEQLENQIEVSLKQIRSRKNQALLDQLFDLKSKEQQLQDLNKDLRKKLQETSAENVLHMSWQDGGGHSGSSTVLADQPHHHQGLLHPHPDQGDHSLQIGYHHPHAHHHQAYMDHLSNEAADMVAHHPNEHIPSGWI, encoded by the exons atggggaGGGGGAAGGTGGAGCTGAAGCGGATCGAGAACAAGATCAGCCGGCAGGTGACGTTCGCCAAGCGCAGGAACGGCCTGCTCAAGAAGGCCTACGAGCTCTCCCTCCTCTGCGACGCCGAGGTCGCCCTCATCATCTTctccggccgcggccgcctcttCGAGTTCTCCAGCTCATCATG CATGTACAAAACCTTGGAGAGGTACCGCAGCTGCAACTACAACTCACAGGATGCAGCAGCTCCAGAAAACGAA ATTAATTACCAAGAATACCTGAAGCTGAAAACAAGAGTTGAATTTCTTCAAACCACACAGAG AAATATTCTTGGTGAGGATTTGGGCCCACTAAGCATGAAGGAGCTGGAGCAGCTTGAGAACCAGATAGAAGTATCCCTCAAACAAATCAGGTCAAGAAAG AACCAAGCACTGCTTGATCAGCTGTTTGATCTGAAGAGCAAG GAGCAACAGCTGCAAGATCTCAACAAAGACTTGAGGAAAAAG TTACAGGAAACCAGTGCAGAGAATGTGCTCCATATGTCCTGGCAAGATGGTGGTGGGCACAGCGGTTCTAGCACTGTTCTTGCTGATCAGCCTCATCACCATCAGGGTCTTCTCCACCCTCACCCAGATCAGGGTGACCATTCCCTGCAGATTGG GTATCATCACCCTCATGCTCACCATCACCAGGCCTACATGGACCATCTGAGCAATGAAGCAGCAGACATGGTTGCTCATCACCCCAATGAACACATCCCATCCGGCTGGATATGA